One Triticum dicoccoides isolate Atlit2015 ecotype Zavitan chromosome 3B, WEW_v2.0, whole genome shotgun sequence genomic window, CTCCAGGAGCTCAAGATCAGAATTAGATGAAATTTCTTCATTGTCAGGTTAATGGTATATCGGACATCCCTTTAGCTTATTCAGTTCTGAATCGAGCAAAATGAGAGCTAATTTTTGTCGAAAGTGTTTCATATCTTCCTGCAACATATAAAAGAAGAAATAATATAATATATTGAGATAAAATAATGAGATAATGTATAAAAATGGCAGCGGGTAGAGTTCTTGTCCTGCACAAAGGAAGGTAACTAACCTTCTTGTATTATCTTTATATCTGCATGATTTTGGTGGAGGCAACAAAACAATTTGAAATGCATTGAGTTGTGCAATGGATTAACCACTTTGATTCATTTTTTCTTCTTCCTAGGCCGGTCAAGTTGaagaaaagcaaaaataaaataaaataggagAGTAGAAAAAATCACACAGAAAAGCACAGAGTTAGGACAACATAAAAATGTTGCTTTGGCCTGACAACATCATCTCGTCCTCCATTTCTTGTAACTTTTCTTGGACACACATCTTATTTCTCATATGCCATCGACAAGACAAACTTGCTTGGAGTTTTGGCTCCAGGGAGCATATACTCCCTAGTGAATAGTAAATAGAAAACAAATAGGAAATAAATTTTAAATTCTGAAGTTTTTCTATAGATCTTCATGTTAGTGTAACAAGCGTGCTTGCCAATTATCTCGGTCTACTCCTTGCTCTTGCTTTGGTGTCATCACTCTACTTCTCTCCATACAGTTTCACTATGACATGATAAGCTAGTTCTCATTATCCCTGTCATTTTTTTATGTATTGGTAACGTTCAGATGTACATATGTGTTCCTCAAATATTTGGATTTTGAACTACCAGACCATTCAAGTAAATGCTTCCTGTGTTGTCTGGTCAAAGCAAGCGTCACAAAAACATGCATGAACTCTTACCAAAATTTAATGATGATATATAGAAACTGAAGATAGTTCCATCAGTACATGCTTGACCACCAAGTGGAATTTTGTTTCTCATAGATGTGAAAAGTAATCTAAGTGCATATTGGATTCCATATCAATTATCTACCACACTTATTTTAACAAGCTCTTGATAATTCAAAAAAGGAACACTATGGAGCTAATCTGAAACCGCACAATGATATTCGTGCTGCTATTATTCTGATAGCGTTGCTTGTTGAATAGAAATCATGTATATAGCAAATTATCCTCTCTGAGCTATGTTCTTGGTACAGGTTACTTTGGTACAACGTGAGAAAAATTATAGCCATGGTTAGGATACCTCTCGAGAAGCAGCGACATGGCTTGACGCAGTAAGTTTTCAAAAGGGTTGAATGTATACATATGTCAAGCCTTGCTATGTACTGGTTGTATACTTAACTCAGTTGACTACTTACATTGATTAGGTATATGCCTCGCTAGCACACAAGAACAGTCAAGACCATGTATGAATCGGATGAACAGTTGGGGCCATGTCACACCTCCAATCGAACAGTTGTATAGTTAACTCAGTCTCTTCCCGCATTAGTTCTTCCAGAAGTAAACTGTGTACATGTTACTAACCCGTGGCTCACTCACAGCCGCGCCTGCACTAGTGGCTCGCTGGCAGCCGCGTCGACACCGGTGGCTCGCTGGCAGCCGCGCCGGCACCCGTGGCAAAGTTTGAAGAAACATGCCTCACACACATGGAAGCGTGGGGAATCAGGCCTTGCCCGCCCCGCTCGTAAGATAGGATTTGAAaattgattgttgtgtatggaaagAACAAAAATATTTGATTAAACTGTTGTTTGTGGAAGCTTTTTGTGACGGAAATATTCGATATGATTTGATTGGCTCGTATATGGAAGAGAAGGATGAAAGGAATGGTGTTTTAAATGGAAGGATGGGATCGATGGAAGGGTTGGTTTGGTTTTGGTGATTGCATGAATTAAAACCGGTCCTGATTTTCGGAGAGAGGAAAAAAATCGGTGGGAGGGAGATCNNNNNNNNNNNNNNNNNNNNNNNNNNNNNNNNNNNNNNNNNNNNNNNNNNNNNNNNNNNNNNNNNNNNNNNNNNNNNNNNNNNNNNNNNNNNNNNNNNNNNNNNNNNNNNNNNNNNNNNNNNNNNNNNNNNNNNNNNNNNNNNNNNNNNNNNNNNNNNNNNNNNNNNNNNNNNNNNNNNNNNNNNNNNNNNNNNNNNNNNNNNNNNNNNNNNNNNNNNNNNNNNNNNNNNNNNNNNNNNNNNNNNNNNNNNNNNNNNNNNNNNNNNNNNNNNNNNNNNNNNNNNNNNNNNNNNNNNNNNNNNNNNNNNNNNNNNNNNNNNNNNNNNNNNNNNNNNNNNNNNNNNNNNNNNNNNNNNNNNNNNNNNNNNNNNNNNNNNNNNNNNNNNNNNNNNNNNNNNNNNNNNNNNNNNNNNNNNNNNNNNNNNNNNNNNNAGATGTGAAAAGCCTGGGTAATCGAGAGTACAGAGATTCATACGGGTGCGGTTATTTCTCTTTTGTATCATCAGATCTGACACCGCTCCTAATCAAGTGAAGTCAAGTAATACGAGGAGTCTTAAATTTGTCTCTATGCTAAGAGCTCCTGCcaaaaaccatatacaaggtataaCGTTGTTCTTggggttcttctttttctttcttattttatatttctttTAGAAAGTAAACATTAGGTTGAAATGGATCTGAGACATGCACTCCACATGATTGTGATAATACTTACTATATGAGTGAGTTAGTAGGATTGGGCTTTGTTAAGCGTATCCCGAAACCCAGACCCACCCGATGTAAGATCAAGTCTTGACTTTTTTTTATCTCAAAAAAAAAAGTCTAGCCATGCCCTTGTCTCCTCAACTCGGTGCAAGCCCTACTCTGTAGTAAACAAAGGCCACCATCATCATGGTAAAAAAAAACCGCTGAGCAAAACTGTAGAGACTATTTAGAGCGGAATCCCTGATGCACTGGCATCACACTCCAAAATCCTTCTTGACAGTGCCTGCCCTCTTTGAGCTTGTGGTGCATCACCGAAGCTCATGTTGCGTGCATCACAGTGGTCATAAGACAACTCAGTCAACATCATCTCATCAAGATGCTTTTGTGTGCGACCGTGTGGCAAGAGGTGGTACTAGGAATAGGGTTTAattcaatgttttaaatagcggcgGTCATCCAAATCAGCAATAGCAGGGCTATAGACCGGTTATTAGCGGACTGTTGTACATGAATACCATTTAGCTACAccctgctcaaaaagatataacaaGGCTATAGTCGGCTATTGAAAACATTGGTTTACTTACACCGCTCAAATAGAAAATAAACAGCTCTTACGCTGGGCTTAAGTTGACATATAATTTGTTCATTTGTCCTCCTCGAATGTAAATACATTGTAGACATGTGTCTTCTCAAAAGAAATCACAATCGCAAGGAGAAAAAGATATGCTCATAAATGGAGATTTAATGTGATACTGCAAAAAGAATTATCTTGTGACAGAAAATTGATATAACATTTTTTCCTGTACCATCATATAATCTCAGAGTGATGGTAAGAGTTGTTCAAAACAAAATAGCGATGGTAAGATTAAAACACTTGCTTTTGACACTGCCATACTCGtggtttttttttttgcatataCAAAATCTGAGGTAAAAAACACATGTGTCAGTTCTAAATTTCCCATATGCCTACTACTCCTCAATCCGAATCACTACTTTGTTTTTTCTTGAAAATTTTATGTTATATAAAGTGGTGCATCATAGTCACATTTTCTCTAGCTACACCTTTGGGTGGAATCCTCTAACAGTAGACCTCGGCATACCCTGAGTTGGGCGCGCTTGCAAAAGCTTGACCTGAAAATGTCAAGCTCGGACTTAGCCCCGTAGTTCACTTTCATCTTTAAAAACAATACTTTGAACTAAAATCACAACACTTATTTTcgatcggagggagtaatatagATCATTTTCAGGGTTAAATCAAATACTGCACATATTTTTTTTCCCTCAAAAATCCAAAAAACACTGATTTCCGCATGTGAAAAAGTGAGGCCCGATCCAGGCCCGTATGTTGACAGGCGTTTGGGCTGGGATGCCCATATCCACAGGTCTCACCTAGTCTTCTGGTATcgctcaaaaagaaaaagaaaaacaacctaGTCTTCTGGTAGCTGCCCCGTCTCCTCtggttccgccgccgccgccgactctccAGTCGTCCCTCTCAAGGTTTGATCGCCTCCCACATCTCTTCTTCCCTGTTTCTCTCCTATCCGCCCCCGATACCAAAACATGTGTTTTCCCCACCGTCTCATATGCGATACCTCTCCGGCTGTTTTTCCCATCAGTCTCAATGTCGGGGGAAAAGACGCTGTCTTTTTGCACCACAGATAGTGTGCAGGGCAGCCACGTGTTCAGTGTTTCCGGGTACAGCAAGCAAAGGGGCATGGGCTGCGGCAAGTTCATCATATCCGGCGCCTTCTCGGTCGGAGGCCACGACTGGGCCATCCGCTTCTATCCCGATGGGTTTAACAAAGGTTACCTAGATTACATCTCAGTTTACGCCGAGCTCTTGAGTAAGGACGCCCAGGTGCATGCATCCTGCGACCTGAGGCTGGTCGATCAGAGCACCGGGTTATCCTCTTCCCTGGACAATACGGAACCAAGGCTATTCAGCCAGACCAATCTCAGCAGGTTTGCCCCACAAACGGCCACCTTCATGGCAAGGAGCGAGTTTGAAGCGTCCCCCTACCTTCGGAATGACCACCTCGAGGTCGAATGCATCATCACTGTCATGGAAAAAGTGCGGGTGTCTGAAACCAGGGTACCCCTGTCGGGCATCGCTGCGCAGCTTGGCAAGCTGTTGGAAGCAAATGATATTCCGGCGGACATCACATTCAGCGTTGGAGGGGTGGTCTTCGGAGCACACAAGCTTGTCCTTGCTATACGATCACCTGTGTTCAAGGCAGAGTTCTATGGGCCGATGAAGGAGACTGCAGGAACGCCGCTCATAACCATCAAGGACATGCAACCTGGTGTCTTCAAGGCCCTGCTCCATTTCATCTACACTGATTCATTGCAGATCACGGATGATCTCGAGGGAAATGACCGCGTTGAGATGGTCCAGCACTTGCTCGTGGCTGCTGATCGGTATGATATGGAAAAGCTAAAACTGGTTTGTCAGAGAATCCTTTGCGAGAATCTGGATGTGGAGAATGTTGCAACTATGCTGGCTTTAGCAGATCAACATCGTTGTGACATTCTAAATGATGCTTGTGTTGGATTTATCTCCTGTCAAAAGATTATGGACTCTGTAGCGGCAACCCAAGGGTACGCGGATCTTAAAAGAAGTGGTCCTTCTATCCTTGTAGATGCACAGTTGAAGATTATGCGGAGACTCTACAAAACTTAGATCAGCAGCTCACTGCGAGATGAATCGGACAGTTCACTTGTCAATTTAATTTGACGAATTTTGTGCTACCTTTTCTTATGCCAGCTCATACTAAGTTGAATTACCAATGGTTAATTGAAGTTATATGAGTAGTGTGCCACTTGCCCATCACCTCATCTCAACATCAATGGTTATGACATTGTTCGCTTATCTACAAGTTTGCTGCGCCAGTTTTTAACATATTTGCATAGTTGTTTTTAATATATTCATCATGTGTTTAAATACTGTTTGATGTCCACATACTGACTTGCTATGATAAGCTAGTCCCAAGGACAAAATTAGTTGACAACTCAAATTACTGCCAATTGGTAAGCTTGAAGTTTTCGTGTTTTGTGATGATGTGTGATCTACAGAAGCTACTATGGTGTAACATATGCATTCACAGAAGGGAAGTACTAGCTAGTTCACATCTGCACGTGGAGACAACACCAGCACTCTGAGCTCGCTCTTGGTGATCTCGTGGATAATGTCCTGTGTCAGCTGGTTCTTCTAGTCCCCGAATAAGTAATTTTACCGGTACCGGGATGTACCGGTTAGAAATCCACCGTTCCTCGGTGCTTCTAGATCCGTGCGGGTGGACCCTACTAGTTTTTTATTTCCACCTCAGATTCCAGGATACGAGTTGTATACAACTGCAATACATGATGGACCCCATGAGTGAGGATATCAACCTCACGCCACTGTCTCTTTCCCACATCCATCTCCTTTCGCCCACCCCATCTCTCGTCAGTCCCATGGAGGTCGGTGGTTACTCCCAGCTATGGCCGCCGCGATATCAGCCTTTTCCACCAGCATTCGACACCGGATTCGGGTTGCACTGTCTGCACCTACCACGGGAagaccggcggcggcgcggcggtacCACGAGGCCGACGAGGAGCGAGGCCTGGATCCACTGCCGTTGGCGTGGGGGGTGGCTGATCTGGCGAGATTCCTCGATCCTGCCCTCCAGAAGCCCGTCCACCGGCATCCTTGCTGCCCCGGCAGCCGTGCTCGCCGTTGGTGGTTGATCTGGCTCATCTTCTCCGATGAGCTCGTCGGTCATGACCAGGATGGGGAGAGCACGAGGGCATCTTTACCAACTCTACCCCTCGTTGAAACCCCCATCACCGGTACAGGAGATCTGTCGCAGCTCCGCATCTTCAACCTCCTCGCACCCATGCCGCAGCGTACTAGGCGTGGAGGATGTGCAGGCTTCCCATTGATGAGAAGGTTCAATGCGTGAGGAGACGGCAGCAAGTCCATATGGTGAGCAGGATATGGACCTGTTCTTGTTTAGGATTGTTCTTTTTTATCTCGGTTCTTTGTGGTCCTCAAGCAAAGTCTGGTTGGTTTGCTTCAGATTGTTGTGAAACAATATTGTACTGAATATATGAACTTTGTGAAATGGATATGAAACAGTTCTGAACTTTGTAAAATCGTTCACAAATTTGTGGAAGAGTGGAATAAATTATCAATTTGTGAAACTGGTGTGTACAAATATGCAGAACGTGTGAAACTAGTTTTAGAATATGTGTGAGATTTAATTTCTTGTATATGAACTTTGTGAAAACAGGGACAGAGGCATCGTGGTTTGAAAATTGGGCTAACTGAAATGACATTGTGAAAAAATTGTTCTTGGAAGGACTGAAATTTTATTTTTGAAATACTAAGTTTCAGTCTTTTGTAAAATATTATAGTGAAATATGTTTTAGAAAGGATTGAAATCCTATTTTTGAAGAATTGAAATCAGTTCTTTGACAATTTATATAATCAGTCCACTCATTGtgtaatatgaatttagaattggAATAAGTGAAATATTGTAAAAAATTAAAATGGTTTATGCCACTCTTTGAAAAAAACTAAGTTTCAGTATTTTGTAAAATatgatagtgtatgtttttgaaatGATTGAAATCTTCTTTTGAAGAGTTGAAATCAGTTCTTTGACGGTTGAAATAATCAATAATTTCAAACAGTTTCAATCATTGTTGAGCTGTGCAAAATATGTGAAACTGGTATTTCAATGTGTTGTTGCAATTTGTGAAACTAATTTCTGTAAAAAATATATGAAGTTAGATCTCTGAAATATATGAAACATCTCTTTCTCTTATCTGTCATTTGTTATTTCAGTGAGGTATGTATTGAAAAATATGAAATTACTTCCCTGAGATATATTTCAATGTGGTGTTGCAAGTTGTGAAACTAATTTCTCTGAAAATATATGAAATTACTTCTCTGAAATATATGAAATTGCTATTTCTCTTATCTGTCATTTGTTATTTCAGTGAGATGTGTATCGAAAAATATGAAATTACTTCCCTGAAATATATTTCAATGTGGAGCATCATGGTCACATTTTCTCTAGCTACACCTTTGGGTGGAATACTCTAACAGTAGACCTCAGCATACCCTAAGATGGGCGCGCTTGCAAAAGCTTTACCTGAAAATGTCAAGCTCGGACTTAGCCCCACAATTCACTTTCATCTTTAAAAATAATACTTTGAACTAAAATGACAACACTTATTTTtgatcggagggagtaatatagATCATTTCCACGGTTAATCAAATACTCCACATATTCTTTTTCCTCAAAAATCCAAAAACACTGATTTCCTCATGTGAATAAGTGAGGCCCGATCCTGGAACGTATGTTGACAGGCTTTTGGGCTGGGATGCCCATATGCCCAGGTCTCACCTAGTCTTCTGGTAGCTGCCCCGTCTCCGCGGGTTCGTCCAGAGAAAGAGGTTTCACTTGCTttcaccgcccgccgccgccgccgcttctccGGCCGTCCTTCTCAAGGTTCAATCTCCTCCCACATCTATTCTTCCCTCTTTCTTCCTATCCACCTCCGCTTCCGAAACATTTCTTTTCCCACCATCTCAGATGCGAACTGATGATTTAGGGCACGGGATCCCTGTCGCCGACGTGGTGATTCTCCCCTCTCCGGCCGTCCTGCCCATCAGTCTCAATGTCGGCGACAAATACGGTGTCATTTTGCAGCACagatagtgttggggatataactatttgtaagccgcgcaggaggggccgggttacgcgaaGAAGACTCactagaaagaagcccaagaccaagcatgaagttggcggttcaataaagggcttaaggcccacaggcgacttaagcccgttgtagtaaaccgccacaatggcatgacttgtatcataaggtagatttaactagtcaccgagccggacactgtttataagccggccgggactctgtaagccacagggcgtcaacccgtgtatataaggggacgacctgctggcggcctaGGGCaaaaaacaactcatcgagagccgggcatggcgtatctcgctccctggttatcgaaacatcaataccaatccaactagacgtaggccttaccttcaccgtaaggggccgaactagtataaacctctcgtgtcccttgtcccatttagccccttcaagcttcctagttgcgatggctccacaactaagtcctttcatgaggacatctgacgtgacaattccacgacagttggcgcccactgtggggcccgcgcacggtggatttgagttcttgaagggcaacttcgaagggctcaagggatacgtagtgggccggataaccaagagtcatcacggcaagatctacatcgacgacaaagGTTGGGGCCCCGATGCTggttcaattgagtacgggtaccgggtccccttcggcggaatccacgtcttcatcggccggatcggtgagccgggccctgaaccggacaactgcaccgacctcgtcgagacgggtcAGCGTGCAAGGAAGGCTCGAGTTCAACCGgtaatgaagcgtgccttcgtgggctgcatccacggagaggaactttctgaaggatatgaagatggtggtgagacgaccgtccgccggttcaacagattcgctaTACCAAGTccaagatggcgtgcttgggggctgttccgatggcaccagtattctggacccctatgagccgctaagatgggcaggagtcttcatggctgggactcaacccggccagAATTCTACGGCCGCTACGGCGATAACATCCGGaacaggagcagccggggcaggaggccctgtgcgcccgccggctcaggtgctgatagacctcatggacaaactTATGGCCCTATTAACCGCCATGGTtatccctgcaaacaaagatgagcatgacgcagaggtggcacgggtgcgtgaggcgatagctcaggccaaggaggccttggcagctgaggatactagactagccatagagcgggcggctctggacgcCCGGGCGCAGCGGTTacagtcagaagcctaccagctcaCGCTGAGCCTGAACGcgtctaatgaggtaatgaggaggagacatcagaaaacccagtcccATTTACCTtcgaattacgaccctcgggttctttttgctacacccggagccggcccaagtaacccgccagagaccaatcagcttatgacagccggagcaggagggccggctcagcctcgagagatgccacctcctcatgtgagcatggcaccatcgcgttatgtgccgataccgccgggtcacttttctaaccccatggagaacttaatcgcggctTCGGCGCATTTGGCGGCTCTTCCCgtggacggtgatgacccgacagTGGCGGAGACCTGGAGAGTCAGAAAACTTCTCCAGACGGccttggctcagcaagagacctattcttatagccgggacaggatccattcaactcctctgCCTTgattagcaccgcctcgtcagaaccggagcccgagttacagcaggcacatggagtctgaagctttgtcaagcaacgcccaacgccgtaaccagcccggtggctataatcCAGTGCAAGACCGGGTACGTTAGGAGaatgagcgggcggctcagctagcggctcaataGACGGCACATcaagatttcccagagtatccaacgacttccgttgagacgggagtagccactagaaccggcgaagttccttgtctggtaccggctctgtgtaatgtgcgcctacccaaggacttcaagggacctcgaaaggtgccgaattacatggCCGACTTGCAGCCCAGAGCttggatcgaaagttatgagatggccgtaGAGTTATTGGAAGTCAGCGACGCggcgatggctaaatacttcaccatgatgttagatggaacaaccCGGTcctggtta contains:
- the LOC119279999 gene encoding BTB/POZ and MATH domain-containing protein 2-like, whose amino-acid sequence is MSGEKTLSFCTTDSVQGSHVFSVSGYSKQRGMGCGKFIISGAFSVGGHDWAIRFYPDGFNKGYLDYISVYAELLSKDAQSTGLSSSLDNTEPRLFSQTNLSRFAPQTATFMARSEFEASPYLRNDHLEVECIITVMEKVRVSETRVPLSGIAAQLGKLLEANDIPADITFSVGGVVFGAHKLVLAIRSPVFKAEFYGPMKETAGTPLITIKDMQPGVFKALLHFIYTDSLQITDDLEGNDRVEMVQHLLVAADRYDMEKLKLVCQRILCENLDVENVATMLALADQHRCDILNDACVGFISCQKIMDSVAATQGYADLKRSGPSILVDAQLKIMRRLYKT